Proteins from a single region of Pseudodesulfovibrio portus:
- a CDS encoding CvpA family protein has product MNFLDIILICIVALFLLRGFFRGLVQEILSLIAVVLAVVLASNFDHLLQPHLALYIDSEMTVGVLSYSIIFVGTLILVWLVAKLIRTMLEITLLGWVDRTAGGVFGLLEGVLIGLIGLMFLQTFAPNSDILTQSAIAPQAQHLVDKLGEYIDIPNPQEALDSARGVLGIDEGDTAE; this is encoded by the coding sequence ATGAATTTTCTCGATATCATTCTCATCTGCATCGTCGCCCTGTTCCTCCTGCGCGGATTCTTCCGCGGATTGGTCCAGGAAATCCTGTCCCTGATCGCCGTTGTCCTGGCCGTGGTCCTGGCTTCCAACTTCGACCACCTGCTCCAGCCGCACCTGGCGCTCTACATCGACAGTGAGATGACCGTTGGCGTACTGTCGTATTCCATCATATTCGTGGGCACCCTGATTCTGGTCTGGCTCGTTGCCAAGCTCATAAGGACCATGCTCGAGATCACCCTCCTCGGCTGGGTCGACCGGACCGCAGGCGGCGTGTTCGGCCTGCTCGAAGGCGTACTCATCGGCCTGATCGGACTCATGTTCCTGCAGACGTTCGCCCCGAATTCGGACATCCTCACCCAGTCGGCCATCGCGCCTCAGGCCCAGCACCTTGTTGACAAGCTCGGGGAATACATCGACATTCCCAACCCGCAGGAGGCCCTTGATTCCGCAAGGGGCGTCCTGGGAATCGACGAGGGCGACACGGCCGAATAG
- the rfbC gene encoding dTDP-4-dehydrorhamnose 3,5-epimerase: MQVHETGFSGLLVLEPRVFQDERGFFLESYSREAFGKLGIDCEFVQDNHAYSRDVGVLRGFHFQAPPAAQAKLVWVTRGAVLDVVVDLRKGSPTFGKWRHVILSAANFKRMFIPHGFGHAYVTIMPDTEFQYKVDAPYAPETEGGIVWDDPDIAMEWAVALRGREPVMSEKDKRLPRLADFDSPFIYED, from the coding sequence ATGCAGGTTCACGAAACGGGTTTTTCCGGCCTTCTCGTCCTGGAGCCGAGGGTGTTCCAGGATGAGCGGGGTTTTTTCCTGGAGAGCTACAGCAGGGAAGCGTTCGGGAAGCTCGGCATCGACTGCGAGTTTGTTCAGGACAACCACGCTTACTCAAGGGATGTCGGCGTGTTGCGCGGTTTTCACTTCCAGGCGCCCCCTGCGGCACAGGCCAAACTGGTTTGGGTGACCCGCGGCGCGGTCCTGGACGTGGTCGTGGACCTGCGAAAGGGTTCGCCGACCTTCGGCAAGTGGCGGCACGTCATCCTGAGCGCCGCCAACTTCAAGCGGATGTTCATCCCGCACGGCTTCGGCCATGCGTATGTGACCATCATGCCCGACACCGAATTCCAGTATAAGGTCGACGCGCCGTACGCCCCCGAGACCGAGGGCGGCATCGTCTGGGACGATCCCGACATCGCCATGGAGTGGGCGGTTGCCCTGCGGGGGCGCGAGCCCGTCATGTCCGAAAAGGACAAGCGGCTCCCGAGGCTGGCCGATTTCGACTCTCCTTTCATTTATGAGGATTAA
- a CDS encoding mannose-1-phosphate guanylyltransferase/mannose-6-phosphate isomerase: MSDAEMSRDGFAAPCHAIILAGGSGTRLWPLSRNLMPKQLLVLGGETTLLQQTVSRVLEAFAPSRIWIVTNEEHVFEVRKQAAVIDPALEGQVLAEPLGRNTLPAIMLGLDRVVMEDESALAAVFPSDHLVRDTGAWVRDLQRASRLAAEKKFVTFGVEPHKPETGYGYIALGTELGENAYTVDGFVEKPDYATATRFIQEGSHLWNSGMFLFSARHFLTQVARCEPQLWDWWMAREEKPLVEGYRDIPNISVDYGVVEKIDNISVVRAGFDWDDLGSWEAMYRLGDKDADGNVIKGDVLAIDCRNSLLISEGGKLAAVGLSDMIMVQTRDATLTCPMPHVQAVRDVVAALKEQGSQLVESHVTVHRPWGNYTVLEEGPQYKIKRIQVLPGARLSSQMHHHRSEHWVVVSGTAEVEVDNKPVILVENQFVDIPKASQHRLANPGKVLLDIIEIQSGPYLEEDDIVRFDDVYGRVEK, encoded by the coding sequence ATGTCCGACGCCGAAATGAGCCGGGACGGTTTTGCCGCGCCGTGCCATGCCATCATACTTGCCGGGGGCTCAGGCACCCGGCTGTGGCCCCTGTCCCGGAACCTGATGCCCAAACAGCTTCTCGTCCTGGGCGGGGAGACCACCCTGTTGCAGCAGACGGTTTCCCGCGTGCTGGAAGCCTTTGCTCCCTCCCGCATCTGGATCGTCACCAACGAGGAGCACGTCTTCGAGGTGCGCAAGCAGGCGGCGGTCATCGACCCGGCCCTGGAGGGCCAGGTCCTTGCCGAGCCCCTTGGACGGAACACGCTGCCCGCCATCATGCTCGGCCTGGACAGGGTGGTCATGGAAGACGAGTCCGCCCTGGCCGCGGTTTTTCCGTCCGACCATCTGGTCCGGGACACCGGTGCGTGGGTCCGGGACCTGCAACGCGCCTCCCGCCTGGCCGCCGAGAAGAAGTTCGTCACTTTCGGGGTGGAGCCGCACAAGCCGGAGACCGGCTACGGCTACATCGCCCTGGGAACGGAGCTGGGGGAGAACGCCTATACCGTGGACGGGTTCGTGGAGAAGCCGGACTATGCGACCGCCACCCGGTTCATCCAGGAAGGAAGTCATCTTTGGAATTCCGGGATGTTTCTCTTTTCGGCCCGTCATTTCCTGACCCAGGTGGCCCGGTGCGAGCCGCAACTCTGGGATTGGTGGATGGCCCGGGAGGAAAAGCCCCTGGTGGAGGGATATCGCGATATCCCGAATATTTCCGTGGACTACGGCGTGGTCGAAAAGATCGACAACATCTCCGTGGTCCGGGCCGGTTTCGACTGGGACGACCTCGGCAGCTGGGAGGCCATGTACCGGCTGGGAGACAAGGACGCCGACGGCAACGTGATCAAGGGCGACGTCCTGGCCATCGACTGCAGGAACTCCCTGCTCATCAGCGAGGGCGGCAAGCTGGCCGCCGTTGGCCTATCTGATATGATTATGGTCCAGACGCGGGACGCCACCCTGACCTGTCCCATGCCGCACGTCCAGGCGGTGCGAGACGTGGTGGCGGCCCTCAAGGAGCAGGGCAGTCAACTGGTGGAAAGCCACGTCACGGTGCATCGCCCCTGGGGCAACTACACCGTGCTGGAAGAGGGGCCGCAGTACAAGATCAAGCGTATCCAGGTGCTTCCGGGAGCGCGGTTGAGTTCCCAGATGCATCATCACCGCAGCGAGCATTGGGTGGTGGTCTCGGGCACCGCCGAGGTTGAGGTGGACAACAAGCCGGTGATCCTGGTGGAAAACCAGTTCGTGGACATCCCCAAGGCGTCGCAGCATCGTCTGGCCAATCCCGGCAAGGTGTTGCTGGATATCATCGAGATTCAGAGCGGCCCGTATCTGGAGGAGGACGACATCGTTAGATTCGATGACGTCTACGGCAGGGTCGAGAAATAA
- a CDS encoding cytochrome c3 family protein, with translation MEERKASKRCGGVLPFIIGFLATCVLGWAVIPGLFFEKVEQPIWFSHAVHVDGQGMDCESCHYFRDDGSYAGFPTNEVCAECHAVDPEEAMEAIAEEGIDPSDYDAIMKAGIGAIEDNLASGDDDKLAAEREYVVKYLIQGKEVPWLNYQYQPDNVYFSHAAHKDMTVEDMAELKKELSDVVDPSVFEAEEFPEQNCNLCHLKDVHLNDVPPAFERNILSGYSKMTMKMWKCERCHALKGQPNACYTCHK, from the coding sequence ATGGAGGAAAGAAAAGCATCGAAACGGTGTGGAGGGGTTCTTCCCTTTATCATCGGCTTCCTGGCCACCTGCGTCTTGGGGTGGGCTGTGATCCCGGGTCTGTTCTTCGAAAAAGTCGAACAGCCTATCTGGTTCAGCCACGCCGTGCATGTGGATGGACAGGGAATGGATTGCGAAAGTTGTCACTATTTCAGGGATGACGGCTCTTATGCCGGATTCCCGACCAACGAAGTGTGCGCCGAGTGTCACGCCGTCGATCCTGAAGAAGCAATGGAAGCCATTGCCGAAGAAGGTATCGACCCGTCTGACTACGACGCCATCATGAAGGCCGGAATCGGCGCCATCGAAGACAATCTGGCTTCCGGCGACGATGACAAGTTGGCCGCCGAACGTGAGTACGTCGTCAAGTACCTCATCCAGGGCAAGGAGGTTCCCTGGCTGAATTACCAGTACCAGCCTGACAACGTGTATTTTTCGCACGCGGCTCACAAGGACATGACCGTCGAGGACATGGCCGAGCTGAAGAAGGAACTGTCCGACGTCGTCGATCCGTCCGTGTTCGAGGCCGAGGAATTCCCCGAGCAGAACTGTAATCTGTGCCACCTGAAGGATGTCCATCTCAACGACGTGCCTCCGGCATTCGAGCGGAATATCCTTTCCGGGTACAGCAAGATGACCATGAAGATGTGGAAGTGCGAACGGTGCCACGCCCTCAAGGGCCAGCCCAACGCCTGCTACACCTGCCATAAGTAA
- the qrcB gene encoding menaquinone reductase molybdopterin-binding-like subunit QrcB — MSVARRAFIQMSVGATVGILFTPTVWTALDDVSIWTQNWPWIPTLKYGEVKGVPAVSKMCESGCAVKVRTVAGEAFAVAGNEDNPLSGGGVCPLCANGVQVKNSPNRIKAPMLNGEEISWEKAKEVVAEKLEAAGANVAVISGDQTGTVNEVFSALLADKGSDAFYMMPCDMQAADKAWTGLMGGSGQIGYDLEGADVVLLAGADALESWGPTVANLAAFAANESGKFIFAGPMQTKTASVTDKWVPVPAEGMAAFTLGVAYYVLQAGKAVDVADFDAFKAMVMNDYSPAKVEAATGVKADQMAEIAKMLLAASNPVVVPGGSVAAHGAAFALNLLLGGAMKALPEFGSAVSTAMTRSEMLKKDILEGVNADLLFVYEANPAYALPEQVKAGFTVAIDSVNTETTASADLVLPSLHAYERFDDLANPYGVANATYVLGVPVSKPSVKAACAATFILGLADLGFETFEEVLEAKAEAVGADMDSLTEGSAYVVAGDTPVAAGLAANVLGKAAVPVKGSGGVGLIPYTLLNVGTANQATTPNAPCTISNNQLLGDNMVVMMNSATAKQLGVSVGSKVKLSGGNGDCAALVQIFEGVLTGAVAAPLGMGHTVGDEFSKGKGDNVYKILTVSSEAAAGASTWAGSTVNVAKI, encoded by the coding sequence ATGAGCGTAGCACGCAGAGCTTTTATTCAGATGAGTGTGGGCGCCACCGTCGGTATCCTTTTTACTCCGACGGTCTGGACCGCCCTTGATGATGTATCCATCTGGACGCAGAACTGGCCCTGGATTCCCACGCTGAAGTACGGGGAAGTCAAGGGTGTTCCTGCGGTGTCCAAGATGTGTGAATCCGGCTGTGCCGTGAAGGTCCGCACTGTTGCGGGAGAAGCCTTCGCCGTTGCCGGCAACGAAGACAACCCGCTTTCGGGCGGCGGTGTCTGCCCCCTGTGCGCCAACGGCGTTCAGGTCAAAAACTCTCCCAACCGTATCAAGGCTCCCATGCTGAACGGCGAGGAGATTTCCTGGGAAAAGGCCAAGGAAGTCGTGGCCGAGAAGCTGGAGGCCGCCGGTGCCAACGTGGCCGTCATCTCCGGCGATCAGACCGGTACCGTGAACGAGGTCTTCTCCGCGCTGCTGGCCGACAAGGGCAGCGACGCCTTCTATATGATGCCCTGCGACATGCAGGCTGCCGACAAGGCATGGACCGGCCTGATGGGCGGTTCCGGCCAGATCGGTTATGACCTGGAAGGCGCGGACGTGGTCCTGCTGGCCGGTGCCGACGCACTGGAGTCCTGGGGCCCGACGGTCGCCAACCTGGCCGCTTTCGCAGCCAACGAGTCCGGCAAGTTCATCTTTGCCGGTCCCATGCAGACCAAGACCGCTTCCGTCACCGACAAGTGGGTGCCGGTCCCGGCCGAGGGCATGGCCGCCTTCACCCTGGGCGTGGCCTACTACGTCCTGCAGGCCGGCAAGGCCGTTGACGTGGCCGATTTCGACGCGTTCAAGGCCATGGTCATGAACGACTACAGCCCGGCCAAGGTCGAAGCCGCCACCGGCGTGAAGGCCGATCAGATGGCCGAAATCGCCAAGATGCTTTTGGCCGCGTCCAATCCCGTGGTCGTGCCCGGCGGTTCCGTGGCAGCCCACGGCGCAGCGTTCGCATTGAACCTGCTGCTTGGCGGCGCCATGAAGGCCCTTCCCGAGTTCGGCAGCGCGGTTTCCACCGCCATGACCCGTTCCGAGATGCTCAAGAAGGACATCCTGGAAGGCGTCAACGCCGACCTGCTGTTCGTCTACGAGGCCAACCCCGCCTACGCCCTGCCCGAGCAGGTCAAGGCCGGCTTCACCGTGGCCATCGACTCCGTCAACACCGAGACCACCGCTTCCGCCGACCTGGTGCTGCCTTCCCTGCACGCCTACGAGCGGTTCGACGACCTGGCCAACCCCTACGGCGTCGCCAACGCGACGTACGTTCTGGGCGTGCCGGTCTCCAAGCCGTCCGTCAAGGCGGCCTGCGCGGCGACCTTCATTCTCGGTCTGGCCGATCTCGGCTTCGAGACTTTCGAGGAAGTGCTGGAAGCCAAGGCCGAAGCCGTCGGTGCGGACATGGATTCGCTGACCGAAGGTTCCGCCTACGTGGTTGCCGGTGATACTCCGGTCGCTGCCGGCCTGGCCGCCAACGTCCTGGGCAAGGCCGCTGTTCCCGTCAAGGGTTCCGGCGGCGTGGGGCTCATCCCCTACACCCTGCTCAACGTCGGTACGGCCAATCAGGCTACCACCCCCAACGCACCGTGCACCATCAGCAACAATCAGTTGCTCGGCGACAACATGGTGGTGATGATGAACTCCGCCACTGCAAAGCAGCTCGGCGTGAGCGTTGGCTCCAAGGTCAAGCTCTCCGGCGGTAACGGCGATTGCGCCGCCCTGGTCCAAATCTTCGAAGGCGTCCTGACCGGTGCCGTGGCTGCTCCGCTCGGAATGGGCCACACCGTCGGCGACGAGTTCTCGAAGGGGAAGGGCGATAATGTCTACAAGATCCTCACGGTGAGCTCCGAGGCTGCCGCTGGCGCCTCCACATGGGCCGGTTCCACTGTGAACGTCGCCAAAATCTAG
- the qrcC gene encoding menaquinone reductase iron-sulfur cluster-binding subunit QrcC, whose product MQVKEFKIKWGMVIDIDKCTGCGACMVGCQVENNIAPMTKSDPYNYVQALTKDRDDASNKLKTLTWMNVYELSNGMAFPEHETAYLPRPCMQCGNPACVPVCPVVATDKNEEGGIVSQIYPRCIGCRYCMAACPYHARYFNWWDPLWPEGMDKGLSPAASPRPRGVVEKCNFCHSRYLDAKNKARIDGEDPMNLADGAYSTACQDICPTGAIHFGDLNNPEHEVYELHKSPNAFRLLEKLGLAPQVYYMSEREWVRKQGDNYNAGGSGH is encoded by the coding sequence ATGCAAGTTAAAGAATTCAAAATCAAGTGGGGCATGGTCATAGATATTGACAAGTGCACCGGCTGCGGCGCCTGCATGGTCGGCTGCCAGGTGGAGAACAATATCGCTCCCATGACCAAATCGGACCCCTATAATTACGTTCAGGCTCTCACCAAGGACCGCGACGACGCGTCCAACAAGCTCAAGACCCTGACCTGGATGAACGTCTACGAACTGTCCAACGGCATGGCTTTCCCGGAACACGAGACTGCCTACCTGCCCAGGCCCTGCATGCAGTGCGGCAACCCCGCGTGCGTGCCTGTCTGCCCGGTCGTGGCCACGGACAAGAACGAAGAGGGCGGCATCGTCTCGCAGATCTACCCCCGTTGCATCGGTTGTCGGTACTGCATGGCTGCCTGCCCCTACCACGCCCGTTACTTCAACTGGTGGGATCCGCTCTGGCCGGAAGGCATGGACAAGGGGCTTTCCCCGGCCGCGTCTCCCCGTCCCCGCGGTGTGGTCGAGAAGTGTAACTTCTGCCACTCCCGCTACCTTGACGCCAAGAACAAGGCTCGCATCGACGGCGAGGACCCGATGAATCTGGCCGACGGCGCTTATTCCACCGCCTGCCAGGACATCTGTCCCACCGGCGCTATCCACTTCGGCGATCTCAACAATCCCGAACATGAAGTCTACGAGCTCCACAAGAGCCCGAACGCTTTCCGCCTGCTCGAGAAACTCGGCCTGGCTCCTCAGGTCTACTACATGTCCGAGCGCGAGTGGGTCCGCAAGCAGGGCGATAACTACAACGCCGGTGGCAGCGGTCACTAA
- the qrcD gene encoding menaquinone reductase integral membrane subunit QrcD → MDSKLFPEGVQRCGFGRFLIWTAVILGFFTWGLYAAVLVLYNGIGTTGLDNYFGFGAWITFDLAVIALGAGAFFTGLLKYILKIKQLEKIINLTVVVGFICYSGAMLVLTLDIGQPGRAWFGYWHPNVHSMLTEVIFCITCYCTVLIIEFVPLVLEQKQLNKIPFIHALAHNMHVNMALFAGIGAFLSTFHQGSLGGMYGVLIGRPFAFREGFFIWPWTFFLFVLSAVGSGPVFTVLVATFMEKLTGKKLVDFKTKALMGKIAGTMLCVYMFFKILDTWAWATGYLPSVGLTFDDMFYGMIYGKWLLWSEIILCGVVPAIMLVTPSIRNRPALLYTAAILDCIGVSLNRYIFTVQTIAFPAMPFDSWQTYAPNWVEYASSIMIVAYGFLVLSLVYRYLPLFPQERELNS, encoded by the coding sequence ATGGATAGCAAACTCTTCCCCGAAGGGGTTCAGCGTTGCGGTTTTGGCCGTTTCCTCATCTGGACAGCCGTTATTCTCGGCTTCTTCACCTGGGGTCTCTACGCCGCCGTCCTCGTACTGTATAACGGCATCGGCACCACCGGCCTGGACAACTACTTCGGGTTCGGTGCCTGGATTACCTTTGACCTTGCAGTGATCGCCCTGGGCGCCGGTGCATTCTTCACCGGTCTGCTCAAGTACATCCTCAAGATCAAACAGCTTGAGAAAATCATCAACCTGACCGTCGTGGTCGGTTTCATCTGCTACTCCGGCGCCATGCTGGTGCTGACGCTCGACATCGGCCAGCCGGGCCGCGCATGGTTCGGCTACTGGCACCCGAACGTCCACTCCATGCTGACGGAAGTTATCTTCTGCATCACCTGTTACTGCACCGTCCTGATCATCGAGTTCGTCCCGCTGGTCCTGGAGCAGAAGCAGCTGAACAAGATTCCCTTCATTCATGCGCTGGCGCACAACATGCACGTCAACATGGCCCTGTTCGCCGGTATCGGCGCCTTCCTGTCCACCTTCCACCAGGGTTCCCTTGGCGGTATGTACGGCGTCCTGATCGGTCGTCCCTTCGCCTTCCGCGAGGGCTTCTTCATCTGGCCCTGGACGTTCTTCCTGTTCGTCCTGTCCGCCGTCGGTTCCGGCCCGGTCTTCACCGTCCTGGTCGCCACCTTCATGGAGAAGCTGACCGGCAAGAAGCTCGTGGACTTCAAGACCAAGGCCCTGATGGGCAAGATCGCGGGCACCATGCTCTGCGTCTACATGTTCTTCAAGATCCTCGACACCTGGGCATGGGCCACCGGCTACCTGCCCTCCGTCGGTCTGACCTTTGACGACATGTTCTACGGCATGATCTACGGCAAATGGCTTCTCTGGAGCGAGATCATCCTGTGCGGCGTTGTCCCGGCCATCATGCTGGTGACCCCGTCCATCCGCAACCGTCCCGCGCTGCTGTACACCGCAGCCATCCTGGACTGCATCGGCGTATCCCTGAACCGCTACATCTTCACGGTTCAGACCATCGCCTTCCCGGCCATGCCGTTCGATTCCTGGCAGACCTACGCACCCAACTGGGTTGAGTACGCCTCGTCCATCATGATCGTGGCATACGGCTTCCTGGTTCTCAGCCTGGTCTACCGCTACCTCCCGCTCTTCCCGCAGGAGCGCGAACTGAACAGCTAG
- a CDS encoding amino acid ABC transporter ATP-binding protein produces MAMIEVQKLHKWYGDFHVLQGITESVNKGEVLVICGPSGSGKSTFIRCINRLEEYQKGQILFDGKDILDKDVNINDLRAEIGIVFQQFNLYPHLSVLKNVTLAPIKVKNVPKDEAEERALTLLERVGIHDQAHKYPAELSGGQQQRVAIARSLAMKPKVMLFDEPTSALDPEMINEVLNVMKDLAREGMTMLCVTHEMGFAREVCDRVLFMDGGVVVEQAPPDEFFKNPQHERTKNFLKEIL; encoded by the coding sequence ATGGCAATGATCGAAGTGCAGAAGCTGCACAAGTGGTACGGCGACTTTCACGTTCTTCAAGGTATTACCGAATCCGTGAACAAGGGCGAGGTGCTGGTCATATGCGGCCCGTCCGGTTCCGGCAAATCCACCTTCATTCGTTGTATCAACCGGCTCGAGGAATATCAGAAGGGACAAATTCTCTTCGACGGCAAGGATATCCTGGACAAGGATGTCAATATCAACGACCTGCGCGCCGAAATCGGCATCGTTTTCCAGCAGTTCAACCTCTATCCGCATCTGTCAGTCCTGAAGAACGTGACCCTGGCCCCAATTAAGGTCAAGAACGTTCCCAAGGACGAGGCCGAGGAGCGCGCCCTGACTCTTCTGGAGCGGGTGGGCATCCACGACCAGGCACACAAGTATCCTGCGGAACTTTCCGGCGGCCAGCAGCAGCGAGTGGCCATCGCCCGTTCCCTGGCCATGAAGCCGAAGGTCATGCTTTTTGACGAGCCCACTTCGGCGCTTGATCCGGAAATGATCAACGAGGTCCTGAACGTCATGAAGGACCTGGCGCGGGAGGGTATGACCATGCTCTGCGTCACCCACGAAATGGGCTTTGCCCGCGAAGTCTGCGACCGGGTCCTGTTCATGGATGGGGGCGTGGTCGTCGAGCAGGCTCCGCCGGATGAATTCTTCAAGAATCCTCAGCATGAGCGTACAAAGAACTTCCTCAAGGAAATTCTTTAA
- a CDS encoding ABC transporter substrate-binding protein: protein MKRLVLVLALVLSFVFAANVGFAGKIEDVKAKGVLVCGVKDSVYLFGFIDPETKELAGLDIDICKYIADKLGVKAEFKTVTSKNRIPMLVQGSVDMLAATMTHKFSRDEQIDFSITYFMDGQKILVKKGGGIASVADLANKKVGTVKGSTSEKNIKAAQPAAQVISFDEYPQAFMALKQGKVKAVTTDSGILAGLKASDDNPDDWEIAGDFIASEPYGLGLPENDSKFRDFVNKSLNEMWLDGTYHKLFKKWMGYDLPAGWQLELWPM from the coding sequence ATGAAACGTTTGGTACTCGTTTTGGCACTGGTACTGTCTTTCGTGTTTGCCGCGAACGTCGGTTTCGCAGGCAAGATCGAAGACGTGAAGGCCAAGGGCGTTCTGGTTTGCGGCGTCAAGGACTCCGTCTACCTGTTCGGTTTCATTGATCCCGAGACCAAGGAACTGGCCGGTCTGGACATCGACATCTGCAAATACATCGCCGACAAGCTGGGCGTGAAGGCCGAGTTCAAGACCGTTACTTCCAAGAACCGCATTCCCATGCTGGTTCAGGGTTCCGTGGACATGCTGGCCGCCACCATGACCCACAAGTTCTCCCGTGACGAACAGATCGACTTCTCCATCACCTACTTCATGGACGGTCAGAAGATCCTGGTGAAGAAGGGCGGCGGCATCGCTTCCGTTGCCGATCTGGCCAACAAGAAGGTCGGTACCGTCAAGGGTTCCACCTCCGAGAAGAACATCAAGGCTGCTCAGCCCGCAGCACAGGTCATCTCCTTTGACGAATACCCGCAGGCCTTCATGGCTCTGAAGCAGGGCAAGGTCAAGGCCGTGACCACCGACTCCGGTATCCTGGCCGGTCTCAAGGCCTCCGACGACAATCCCGACGACTGGGAAATCGCCGGTGACTTCATCGCTTCCGAACCTTACGGCCTCGGTCTGCCCGAGAACGATTCCAAGTTCCGTGATTTCGTCAACAAGTCCCTCAACGAGATGTGGCTCGACGGCACCTACCACAAGCTGTTCAAGAAGTGGATGGGTTACGACCTGCCCGCCGGTTGGCAGCTCGAGCTCTGGCCCATGTAA
- a CDS encoding amino acid ABC transporter permease has product MDYNFQWHKMFSGEPAQWMWDGFVTTLQISSISLICAMLLGIIICVLRMTPFKPFQWFSLAYTEFFRNTPLLIQIFFWYNASHVIIPTAINEWMNDLYYWFPGPFSMFGTQFVGEWVLFNVELITGVIALTVYTSAFIAEEIRAGIFSIPKNQLEASRAVGLSFLQGYRYVILPQALRIVIPPLISQALNLIKNSSLCMVIGVTEMMFQATQIESYHAIPFEAFSVALLIYMIISLIVSFCITMYNKHFMIQVMY; this is encoded by the coding sequence TTGGATTACAATTTTCAATGGCATAAAATGTTTAGCGGTGAGCCTGCCCAGTGGATGTGGGACGGGTTTGTCACCACTTTGCAGATATCGTCCATTTCCCTGATTTGCGCCATGCTGCTCGGCATCATCATCTGCGTCCTGCGGATGACGCCGTTCAAGCCCTTCCAGTGGTTCAGCCTTGCTTACACCGAGTTCTTCAGGAACACGCCGCTGCTCATACAAATTTTCTTCTGGTACAACGCGTCTCACGTGATCATCCCGACGGCCATCAACGAGTGGATGAATGATCTCTACTATTGGTTCCCGGGTCCATTTTCCATGTTCGGCACCCAATTCGTGGGCGAGTGGGTCCTGTTCAACGTGGAGCTGATCACCGGCGTCATCGCCCTGACCGTGTACACCTCGGCCTTCATTGCCGAGGAGATTCGCGCGGGCATATTTTCCATCCCCAAGAACCAGCTTGAAGCGTCCCGCGCCGTGGGCCTTTCCTTCCTTCAGGGGTATCGCTACGTCATCCTGCCCCAGGCCCTGCGCATCGTCATTCCGCCGCTGATTTCACAGGCGCTCAACCTGATCAAGAACTCCTCGCTGTGCATGGTCATCGGCGTGACCGAGATGATGTTTCAGGCAACGCAGATCGAATCCTACCATGCCATTCCGTTCGAGGCTTTCTCCGTGGCCCTCCTGATTTACATGATCATCTCCCTGATCGTTTCATTCTGCATCACCATGTACAACAAGCACTTCATGATTCAGGTCATGTATTAG